In Deferribacter desulfuricans SSM1, the following are encoded in one genomic region:
- a CDS encoding cofactor-independent phosphoglycerate mutase, producing the protein MKHIVLLCDGMSDHKIDKLDNKTVLEYANTPHFNQLAKEGICGLIHTTPEGWYPGSDVCNLSVFGYNPKDVYTGRSPIEAASIGIDLGENDFAFRCNLVTLDSQFKKMEDFSAFHIDNETAKKAIDLLNEHFKDSNIEFYPGVGYRNIMVVRNMDFDVKTTPPHDIMNQNIDSYLPTGKNADFLNKIIKKSWELLDGEFKEANSIWLWGEGKKPSLTPFEDKFGLKGAVIAAVDLIRGIGNLAKMTVIDVPGATGFIDTNFKGKAEYAIKALDDVDYVYIHVEAPDEAGHMGSIEEKLKAVENIDKIMLPIIINGLKKFGEYRLLITPDHPTPVEIRTHVAEPVPAIIWGSDIEPDKNIEYNEFIVPSFEFKDGYKIGDFFIRRSK; encoded by the coding sequence ATGAAACATATTGTGCTTTTATGTGATGGGATGAGTGATCATAAAATTGATAAATTAGATAATAAAACCGTTTTGGAATATGCAAACACACCACATTTTAACCAATTAGCAAAAGAGGGGATTTGTGGATTAATTCACACAACACCAGAAGGGTGGTATCCTGGAAGCGATGTTTGTAATCTATCTGTATTTGGGTATAACCCAAAAGATGTTTATACAGGCAGAAGTCCTATTGAGGCAGCTAGCATAGGTATAGATTTAGGTGAAAACGATTTTGCTTTTAGATGTAATTTGGTAACTCTTGATAGCCAATTTAAAAAGATGGAAGATTTTAGTGCTTTTCATATTGATAATGAAACAGCAAAAAAAGCTATCGATTTGCTTAATGAACACTTCAAAGATTCAAATATAGAGTTTTATCCGGGTGTTGGATATAGAAATATTATGGTTGTTAGAAATATGGATTTTGATGTAAAGACAACACCTCCTCACGATATTATGAATCAAAATATAGATAGTTATTTACCTACAGGTAAGAATGCTGATTTCTTAAATAAAATTATTAAAAAATCATGGGAATTGCTTGATGGAGAATTTAAAGAAGCTAATTCTATATGGTTGTGGGGTGAGGGTAAAAAACCAAGTTTAACACCATTTGAAGATAAATTTGGATTAAAAGGTGCTGTTATTGCAGCTGTAGACCTGATTAGAGGTATAGGTAATTTGGCAAAAATGACAGTAATTGATGTACCAGGTGCTACAGGGTTTATAGATACAAATTTCAAAGGGAAAGCTGAGTATGCTATTAAAGCTCTTGATGATGTTGATTACGTATATATCCATGTGGAAGCACCAGATGAGGCAGGGCATATGGGCAGTATAGAAGAAAAATTAAAAGCAGTTGAAAATATAGATAAGATAATGCTTCCAATAATTATAAATGGGTTAAAAAAATTTGGAGAATATAGATTATTAATTACTCCAGACCATCCAACACCAGTAGAAATCAGAACTCATGTGGCTGAGCCAGTTCCAGCAATAATTTGGGGTTCGGATATAGAACCGGATAAAAATATTGAGTATAATGAGTTTATAGTGCCATCATTTGAGTTTAAAGATGGTTATAAAATAGGAGATTTTTTCATCAGGAGGTCTAAATGA
- a CDS encoding aspartate kinase, whose protein sequence is MSLVVMKFGGTSVGTIERIKNVAKRVAKKKDEGHDVIVTVSAMAGETDRLINLIKEIDPKYDPREYDMVVSTGEQVSIGLLAQALKSMGYDAVSLTGPQIGMITDGAHSKARIVEITGERLRKELKEGKICVVAGFQGIYPKTGDITTLGRGGSDTTAVAIAAAMKANVCEIYTDVDGVYTADPRIVKKAKKLDKISYEEMLELASLGAKVLQSRSVEFGMKYNVDILVLSSLEEKPGTLVTKEDKDMEKVIVSGVTSDKNQAKITITEVPDRPGIAAEIFEELAKQNINVDMIVQNVSTEGKTDISFTVAQTDILRAYDACKEIAKNIGASNVLSDENIAKVSIVGVGMKSHAGVAAAMFKTLAENNINIQMISTSEIKVSCVIDEKFSELAVRVLHERFVEEGDHVS, encoded by the coding sequence ATGAGCTTAGTTGTAATGAAGTTTGGTGGAACCAGTGTAGGAACTATCGAAAGGATTAAAAATGTTGCAAAGCGTGTAGCTAAGAAAAAAGATGAAGGGCATGATGTGATTGTAACCGTTTCTGCAATGGCAGGAGAAACGGATAGATTGATAAACTTAATTAAAGAAATAGACCCTAAGTATGATCCAAGAGAATATGACATGGTTGTCTCAACTGGTGAGCAGGTTAGTATAGGTTTGCTTGCTCAGGCATTAAAATCTATGGGGTATGATGCTGTATCTTTAACAGGTCCTCAAATAGGGATGATCACTGACGGTGCACATTCTAAAGCTAGAATTGTTGAAATTACCGGAGAAAGACTAAGAAAAGAATTAAAAGAGGGGAAAATTTGTGTGGTAGCTGGCTTCCAGGGTATTTATCCTAAAACAGGAGATATAACAACCCTTGGTAGAGGAGGCTCAGATACCACAGCAGTAGCTATTGCTGCCGCAATGAAAGCAAATGTATGTGAAATATATACAGATGTAGATGGAGTATATACTGCTGATCCAAGAATTGTTAAAAAGGCAAAAAAGTTGGATAAAATATCATATGAAGAGATGTTAGAATTAGCATCTTTAGGTGCTAAAGTTCTACAATCCAGAAGTGTTGAGTTTGGGATGAAGTATAATGTGGATATACTTGTTTTATCATCTTTAGAAGAAAAACCTGGTACATTAGTAACAAAGGAGGATAAAGATATGGAAAAAGTAATAGTTTCAGGTGTAACAAGTGACAAAAATCAGGCAAAAATTACAATTACTGAAGTTCCAGATAGACCAGGAATTGCTGCAGAAATCTTTGAAGAATTGGCAAAACAAAATATAAATGTTGATATGATAGTTCAAAATGTGAGTACTGAAGGTAAAACTGACATATCATTTACTGTAGCTCAAACAGATATTCTCAGAGCTTATGATGCATGCAAAGAAATAGCAAAAAATATTGGCGCTTCAAACGTTTTATCAGATGAAAACATAGCTAAAGTATCCATTGTTGGTGTAGGTATGAAGAGTCATGCAGGTGTTGCTGCTGCTATGTTTAAAACTTTAGCTGAAAACAATATTAATATACAAATGATTTCCACAAGTGAAATTAAAGTGTCTTGCGTAATCGATGAAAAGTTTTCTGAGCTTGCAGTTAGAGTATTGCATGAAAGATTTGTAGAGGAGGGGGATCATGTCTCGTGA